In the genome of Candidatus Zixiibacteriota bacterium, one region contains:
- a CDS encoding GIY-YIG nuclease family protein: MYYVYILKSKKDGNLYIGQTSNLNQRLECHNSGRIKSTKRQHRSN, from the coding sequence ATGTATTATGTTTATATTTTAAAAAGCAAAAAAGACGGGAATCTATACATTGGCCAGACATCAAACCTGAACCAAAGACTGGAATGCCACAATTCTGGAAGGATTAAGTCTACGAAGAGACAACACCGTTCCAATTGA